In Dermacentor variabilis isolate Ectoservices chromosome 11, ASM5094787v1, whole genome shotgun sequence, one genomic interval encodes:
- the LOC142564007 gene encoding uncharacterized protein LOC142564007, which translates to MSTVSTTQDDASEDLTSTSSATNRTVAESDGGVESNLLEMMSLSLHELQQLSALNDEGPRAPVNSFESLASDNPVGSNENAPSQRSSLSSSDRAGERPKPALVRADRTVTETMSGEAKARRSWYGVSAASLVCVAVLVITFLAAVAYGVFLFRLGHIPAPEKKAGAHRSANDTGAGHG; encoded by the exons ATGTCGACGGTGTCCACCACGCAAGACGATGCGAGCGAAGACCTGACGAGCACGTCGTCTGCCACCAACCGCACGGTGGCCGAGAGCGACGGTGGCGTGGAGTCGAACCTGCTGGAGATGATGAGCCTGAGCCTGCACGAGCTGCAGCAGCTGTCGGCGCTCAACGACGAGGGTCCGCGGGCGCCCGTCAACAGCTTCGAGAGCCTGGCGTCTGACAACCCCGTCGGATCGAACGAGAACGCCCCCTCGCAGCGATCCAGCCTCAGTTCTTCCGACAGGGCTGGGGAGCGGCCGAAGCCAGCGTTGGTCAGAG CTGACCGCACCGTCACCGAGACGATGTCGGGAGAGGCCAAGGCTCGACGCTCGTGGTACGGCGTCTCGGCGGCCTCGCTGGTCTGCGTGGCCGTGCTGGTGATCACCTTCCTGGCGGCCGTCGCATACGGGGTCTTCCTCTTCCGCCTGGGACACATCCCGGCCCCGGAGAAGAAGGCGGGTGCCCACCGGTCGGCCAACGACACCGGCGCTGGCCATGGTTGA
- the LOC142564148 gene encoding uncharacterized protein LOC142564148 has product MSTLSTTQDDASEDLTSTSSATNRTVAESDGGVESNLLEMMSLSLHELQQLSALNDEGPRAPVNSFESLASDNPVGSNEDAPSGRFSLSSSDRAGERPKPALVRVDRTVTETMSGEAKARRSLYGASAVSLACVVVLVVAFLAAVAYGVFLFRLGHLPAPEKKSGAHRSANDTGLGRG; this is encoded by the exons ATGTCGACGCTGTCCACCACGCAAGACGATGCGAGCGAAGACCTCACGAGCACGTCGTCCGCCACCAACCGCACGGTGGCCGAGAGCGACGGTGGCGTGGAGTCGAACCTGCTCGAGATGATGAGCCTGAGCCTGCACGAGCTGCAGCAGCTGTCGGCGCTCAACGACGAGGGTCCGCGAGCGCCCGTCAACAGCTTCGAGAGCCTGGCGTCTGACAACCCCGTCGGATCGAACGAGGACGCCCCCTCGGGGCGATTCAGCCTCAGTTCTTCCGACAGGGCTGGCGAGCGGCCGAAGCCAGCGTTGGTCAGAG TTGACCGCACCGTCACCGAGACGATGTCGGGAGAGGCCAAGGCTCGACGCTCATTGTACGGCGCCTCGGCGGTCTCGCTGGCCTGCGTGGTCGTGCTGGTGGTCGCCTTCCTGGCGGCAGTCGCATATGGGGTCTTCCTCTTCCGCCTGGGACACCTCCCGGCCCCGGAGAAGAAGTCGGGCGCCCACCGGTCGGCCAATGACACCGGCCTTGGCCGTGGTTGA